The following DNA comes from Blattabacterium cuenoti.
ACAGCTATTAATGAATTACATTATAATCCTTGTACAAGAATTTCTAATGAAAAATTTCATTTAGGAAAATGGAATCCTAGAAATTCTAATGGAAAATATGGAGGAACTTTTACATTAAAAGATGGATTAGCTTTTTCCGTTAATACTATTTCAGCTCGTATTATATCACAAGTTACTCCAGGACCAGTAATACAATTAGCTAAGAAAATGGGAATTGAGTCATCCATACCAGATCATTTATCTATAGCATTAGGTGCTGCGGATTTAACCTTGTATGAAATGACTGGAGCATTTAATACATTTACCAATTATGGTATTTATTTAAAACCTAGTTTATTAGTAAAAATAGAAGATGAAAATGGAAATTTAATTAAAGAACATATAGACATTAGCAGAAGACAAGTTTTTAGTGAAGAAGTAGCATATATCATGTTAAAATTAATGCAAGGAGTAGTTCAATATGGAACAGCTAATAGATTAAAAAAATATTATAATATTATAGGAGACGTAGTTGGAAAAACTGGAACTACCAATGAAAATTCAGACGGATGGTTTATAGGAATGGTTCCAAATTTAACAACTGGTGTTTGGGTAGGGTGGGAAGATCGATTTACTCATTTTGATAATATTAAGTTTGGGCAAGGAGCAAATATGGCTTTACCTATATGGGCATATTATATGAACAGTTTATATAAAAAAATGAATTTAATTTATTATGAAAAATTATTATTTCGTAAACCAAAAAATTATCAATATCATTGGGAAAAATGTGAAGAAAGTATCTTAGATCAAGAAGAAAAAAAGGATAAAGAAGAAGAAGATTCTTTAGAAGAAATTATTGATATTAATAATAATTTAAATACGGAAAATAATAAATATTACGATAAATAATAATTATTATTAATCTATGATTTTATGATCAAAAAAATATTAATTTTAGAGAAAGGACATCCTTTTATTAAGTATAAATTACAAAAAAAAGGATTTATTTGTGATGAAAATTATAAGCATTCAATTAATAAAATTGATATATCTATGTATGATGGAATCATTTTAAGAAGTAGGTTAAAAATAGATAAACAATTTATTGATAGAGCTGAAAATTTAAAATTTATAGCTCGTATTGGATCTGGTACAGAAAATATAGATAAAAATAATGCTTTTCAAAAAGGAATTACTTTAATTTCTTCTCCAGAAGGGAATAAGGATGCTGTAGCAGAACATGCTATAGGAATGCTTTTGTGTGTGAAAAATCATATAATTCGTTCTTATCAAGAAATTAAAGAGGGAATATGGAATAGAGAAAGAAATAGAGGAACAGAAATTATGGGAAAAACTATAGGGATCATTGGATATGGAAATACAGGAAAAGCTTTTGCTAAAAAACTTTCAGGATTTGATTCTAGAATATTATGTTATGATATTTTACCAAAAATAGGAGATATTTATGCTAAACAAGTAGATATGAATACTATTTTTAGAAAATCAGACATAATAAGTTTACACGTTCCTTATACAGAAAGGACAAAAGGAATGATAAATTCCAATTTTATTAATAAATTTTATAAATCTTTTTATTTTATAAATACTTCTCGTGGAGGATGTGTTATTACACATCATTTGGTAAAAGCATTAAATACTGGTAAGGTATATGGAGCATGTTTGGATGTATTAGA
Coding sequences within:
- a CDS encoding NAD(P)-dependent oxidoreductase; its protein translation is MIKKILILEKGHPFIKYKLQKKGFICDENYKHSINKIDISMYDGIILRSRLKIDKQFIDRAENLKFIARIGSGTENIDKNNAFQKGITLISSPEGNKDAVAEHAIGMLLCVKNHIIRSYQEIKEGIWNRERNRGTEIMGKTIGIIGYGNTGKAFAKKLSGFDSRILCYDILPKIGDIYAKQVDMNTIFRKSDIISLHVPYTERTKGMINSNFINKFYKSFYFINTSRGGCVITHHLVKALNTGKVYGACLDVLEYENFSFENIFNHHKLPKSFFYLIDSNKVILTPHIAGWTKESKYKMEKKIVEKIIILNNKFKNYKTKNFNQ